Proteins co-encoded in one Acidisarcina sp. genomic window:
- a CDS encoding YceI family protein, with amino-acid sequence MKTFARYFYPVTAVVLFLAFGSALHAQKMTVRLDPAQTEIRWKLTDTLHNIHGTFKLKTGKMSFDPAVGLAEGEFLVDADSGDSGSSMRDGVMKKKVLQTDRYPLISFRAAKIAGEPKPASMQDVTVDGTFNIHGADHALRMGLKVQMDGDKIAATTHFVVPYVDWGMKDPSNFVLKAGKQVDVDVVTHGTIEAAH; translated from the coding sequence ATGAAAACTTTTGCTCGCTATTTTTATCCTGTGACTGCTGTCGTGCTGTTCCTTGCTTTTGGGTCTGCGTTGCATGCGCAAAAGATGACGGTTCGCCTGGATCCTGCGCAGACGGAGATCCGCTGGAAGTTGACGGACACGCTGCACAACATCCACGGGACATTCAAGCTCAAGACCGGAAAGATGAGCTTCGATCCGGCGGTTGGCCTTGCGGAGGGCGAGTTCCTGGTGGATGCGGATAGCGGGGATAGCGGCAGCTCGATGCGCGACGGGGTGATGAAGAAGAAGGTTCTGCAGACCGATCGATATCCACTGATATCCTTTCGCGCCGCAAAGATTGCAGGAGAGCCGAAGCCAGCCAGCATGCAGGATGTGACCGTAGATGGCACATTCAATATTCACGGTGCGGATCATGCCTTGCGCATGGGGCTGAAGGTTCAGATGGACGGAGACAAGATCGCTGCCACCACTCACTTTGTGGTTCCCTATGTGGACTGGGGAATGAAAGATCCCAGCAACTTTGTGCTGAAGGCGGGCAAACAAGTAGACGTGGACGTCGTGACGCACGGCACGATCGAGGCCGCTCACTAA
- a CDS encoding GspE/PulE family protein encodes MADTPIALPIEFDEPAHAQSLARRYRCDFVDLKNFRIQHDLFRTVPVDMMFRYNFVPLEQKEDHLVIAVSDPSRLMTIDEISGLLGQRVVTCVATLSQITDLLKKTEQSQRVLDEATEGLTFDVLPEENADENISIEKLTSEEDISPIIRLVDTTIFTALERRASDIHIETYDDSLIIKYRIDGVLQAAMAPIAREHHSTILSRIKVMSELDIAERRVPQDGRFRVRYKGRLIDFRVSIMPTVHGENAVLRVLDKESMSEKFHKLTLDVVGFGEDDIRRFRRYIREPYGMVLVTGPTGSGKTTTLYAALNEIKSDEDKIITIEDPVEYQIRGITQIPVNEKKGLTFARGLRSILRHDPDKILVGEIRDTETAQIAIQSALTGHLVFTTVHANNVVDVIGRFLNMGVEPYNFVSALNCILAQRLVRTICEYCDRPVRHDRDFLTASGLDYDEWKDFEFHEGIGCIECGGTGYRGRTAIHELLDLTDSIRELILEKKPSSEIRRAAQAEGMNFLRESALQRVRAGLTTLKEINKVTFIEASR; translated from the coding sequence ATGGCAGATACGCCCATCGCGTTGCCCATCGAATTCGACGAACCGGCTCATGCGCAGTCGCTCGCCCGGCGTTACCGGTGCGATTTCGTCGACCTCAAGAATTTCCGCATCCAGCATGACCTCTTCCGCACCGTGCCAGTGGACATGATGTTCCGGTACAATTTTGTTCCCCTGGAGCAAAAGGAAGATCACCTTGTCATTGCGGTCAGCGACCCCAGCCGCCTGATGACCATTGATGAGATTTCGGGCCTGCTGGGCCAGCGCGTTGTCACCTGCGTCGCAACGCTAAGCCAGATCACCGACCTGCTGAAGAAAACCGAGCAGTCGCAGCGCGTGCTGGACGAGGCTACCGAAGGATTGACCTTCGACGTCCTCCCGGAAGAGAATGCCGACGAGAACATCTCGATTGAGAAGCTCACGTCGGAAGAAGACATCAGCCCCATCATCCGGCTGGTGGACACCACCATCTTTACCGCACTCGAACGCCGCGCCTCCGACATCCATATCGAGACCTACGATGATTCCCTGATCATCAAGTACCGCATCGACGGCGTGCTGCAGGCGGCCATGGCGCCGATCGCGCGCGAACATCATTCGACGATCCTTTCGCGCATCAAGGTGATGAGCGAGCTCGATATCGCAGAGCGCCGCGTGCCTCAGGATGGCCGCTTCCGCGTGCGCTACAAGGGCCGCCTTATCGACTTCCGCGTATCCATCATGCCGACGGTGCATGGCGAGAACGCCGTGCTGCGCGTACTCGACAAGGAATCGATGAGCGAGAAGTTCCACAAGCTCACGCTGGATGTGGTGGGCTTTGGCGAAGACGATATTCGCCGCTTCCGCCGCTACATTCGCGAGCCGTACGGCATGGTGCTGGTCACCGGACCCACCGGCTCCGGCAAAACCACGACGCTCTACGCCGCGCTCAATGAGATTAAGAGCGACGAAGACAAGATCATCACCATCGAAGATCCGGTCGAGTACCAGATTCGCGGTATTACGCAGATTCCGGTGAACGAGAAGAAGGGCCTCACCTTCGCCCGCGGCCTGCGCTCCATCCTCCGCCACGACCCGGACAAGATTCTGGTCGGCGAGATCCGCGATACGGAGACGGCGCAGATTGCGATCCAGTCCGCGCTCACGGGGCACCTTGTCTTTACCACGGTGCACGCAAATAATGTGGTCGATGTGATTGGGCGATTCCTCAACATGGGCGTCGAGCCCTATAACTTTGTCTCGGCACTCAACTGCATCCTTGCCCAGAGGCTGGTGCGCACCATCTGCGAATACTGCGACAGGCCCGTCCGCCATGACCGGGATTTTCTTACCGCCAGCGGGCTGGACTACGACGAGTGGAAGGACTTTGAATTTCACGAGGGCATCGGCTGCATCGAGTGTGGCGGCACCGGCTATCGAGGACGAACCGCGATCCACGAGCTGCTCGACCTTACCGACTCGATCCGCGAACTGATTCTTGAGAAGAAGCCAAGCTCGGAGATTCGCCGCGCCGCCCAGGCCGAGGGCATGAACTTCCTGCGTGAGTCCGCATTGCAGCGAGTTCGGGCAGGACTGACTACACTGAAGGAGATCAACAAAGTCACCTTCATCGAGGCGAGCCGATAG
- a CDS encoding pitrilysin family protein: MVQNRNIRQTVLPNGLTILTERMEHVRSVAMGVWIKAGSRHETAEVNGVSHFVEHMVFKGTRSRSAQRIAREVDAIGGNLDAFTGKESICFNIKVLDEHVASALDVLSDMVINPVFSNDDIQRERGVILEEIKIDEDNPDYLVSEIFTQNFWKDHPLGKPILGTRETVKHFEQQTLFGYYGERFRGGNIIFSAAGNLEHDAFVEKVIQRFQGLPGGVSDGLGEKPKTASRIILRNKKALEQVQLCLGVPSPPIAHDQRYVTLVLNTILGGGMSSRLFQTIREERGLAYAIYSDLNPYLDTGSLCIYAGTPASKALEVIELIMVEFRRLKQERLPADELRRAKDQLKGNILLGLESSTSRMSNLARQEMYFQYFFSMQEILDMVENVTAEQVMSMAQSLFRPEDVAVTLLGRLDGLKLTRNQLVC, encoded by the coding sequence ATGGTTCAAAATCGCAATATTCGCCAGACTGTTCTCCCCAACGGCCTTACCATCCTCACCGAGCGCATGGAACATGTGCGCTCCGTAGCCATGGGCGTCTGGATCAAAGCCGGATCGCGCCATGAAACCGCCGAGGTCAATGGCGTCTCCCACTTTGTGGAGCACATGGTCTTCAAAGGCACCCGCTCCCGCTCCGCGCAGCGCATCGCGCGCGAGGTGGACGCTATCGGCGGCAACCTCGATGCCTTTACGGGCAAGGAATCCATCTGCTTCAACATCAAAGTGCTGGATGAGCACGTCGCTTCGGCGCTCGATGTTTTGTCAGACATGGTCATCAACCCCGTCTTCTCCAACGACGACATCCAGCGCGAACGAGGCGTGATTCTCGAAGAGATCAAGATCGATGAGGATAATCCCGACTACCTGGTTTCCGAGATCTTCACCCAGAACTTCTGGAAGGATCACCCGCTGGGCAAGCCGATCCTGGGCACCCGCGAAACCGTGAAGCACTTTGAGCAGCAAACCCTCTTCGGCTACTATGGCGAGCGCTTTCGCGGCGGGAACATCATTTTTTCCGCAGCGGGCAATCTGGAGCATGACGCCTTTGTCGAAAAGGTGATTCAGCGCTTCCAGGGGCTGCCCGGGGGCGTAAGCGACGGCCTGGGCGAAAAGCCAAAGACAGCCTCGCGCATCATCCTGCGCAACAAGAAGGCGCTGGAGCAGGTTCAGCTCTGCCTCGGCGTGCCCTCTCCGCCGATCGCGCACGATCAGCGTTATGTCACGCTTGTTCTGAATACGATCCTGGGCGGCGGCATGAGCTCGCGGCTCTTCCAGACGATCCGCGAGGAGCGCGGCCTCGCCTACGCCATCTACAGCGACCTGAATCCCTATCTCGATACGGGCTCGCTCTGCATCTACGCGGGAACCCCAGCTTCGAAGGCGCTTGAGGTGATCGAGCTGATCATGGTCGAGTTTCGCCGGCTGAAGCAGGAGCGGCTGCCCGCCGACGAGCTGCGCCGCGCCAAGGATCAACTCAAGGGCAATATCCTGCTGGGGCTGGAGAGCTCTACCTCGCGCATGTCGAACCTGGCGCGCCAGGAGATGTACTTCCAATACTTCTTCAGCATGCAGGAGATTCTGGACATGGTGGAGAACGTGACCGCCGAACAGGTCATGTCGATGGCGCAATCCCTCTTCCGGCCCGAGGACGTCGCCGTGACTCTCCTTGGCCGCCTGGACGGACTGAAGCTGACGCGAAACCAACTGGTCTGCTAA
- a CDS encoding iron-sulfur cluster assembly accessory protein yields MATTTTPVPAESTQTAPLNMTPSAIAKVREIMATQDPLPAGLRIGVVGGGCSGFQYSMSFENESGMMDKVFNFEDLKVFVDATSLMYLKGCTVDYVETLEAAGFKFDNPQVKSTCGCGSSFSA; encoded by the coding sequence ATGGCAACCACGACCACACCCGTACCTGCTGAAAGCACCCAGACCGCACCGCTGAACATGACGCCCTCCGCCATTGCCAAGGTTCGCGAGATTATGGCGACACAGGATCCGTTGCCAGCGGGTCTCCGCATCGGCGTAGTAGGCGGCGGTTGCTCCGGCTTCCAATACTCCATGTCCTTCGAGAACGAGAGCGGGATGATGGATAAGGTATTTAACTTTGAAGATCTCAAGGTCTTCGTCGATGCGACCTCGCTGATGTATTTGAAGGGCTGCACGGTCGACTACGTGGAAACGCTGGAGGCTGCCGGCTTCAAGTTCGACAATCCACAGGTCAAGAGCACCTGCGGCTGCGGATCTTCCTTCAGCGCGTAG
- a CDS encoding NAD(P)/FAD-dependent oxidoreductase: MSDSQIPNCAEVLVVGGGPAGLSAAIALRQRGVDVVVVDALRPPIDKACGEGLMPDSRGELASLGISLGPADGKEFRGIHFANRNSGRTDCVTAQFANGAGLGVRRVRLHEALIERALALGVQLRWGVHVELRQRGEVQVDGRPCAYGYLVGADGQASGVRRWARLEAGSTISRRFGFRRHFRVRPWSENVEVHWGACGQAYVTPVGEEELCVATIASDPQVRMVQVVDSIPYLREALRGQDTTSQQRGAITTTRRLRCVARDRVALIGDASGSADAITGEGLAMVFRQAQLLADAIEVGNLSHYAAGHPAILHLPMTMARMMLLMDRWPLFRNRAMRVLASEPALFSRLLEVHMGAESLPRFVRQDGLHLGWRMLVPSAART, translated from the coding sequence ATGAGCGACTCTCAGATTCCAAACTGTGCGGAGGTGCTGGTGGTTGGCGGCGGTCCCGCCGGCTTGTCGGCTGCCATCGCGCTGCGACAGAGGGGCGTGGATGTCGTGGTTGTGGATGCCCTGCGCCCTCCGATCGACAAGGCCTGTGGAGAGGGGCTGATGCCGGATTCTCGCGGAGAATTAGCCAGCCTCGGAATCAGCCTGGGACCCGCGGATGGAAAGGAATTTCGCGGCATTCACTTTGCCAATCGCAACAGCGGCCGGACGGACTGCGTCACCGCACAGTTCGCCAACGGTGCCGGCCTGGGAGTTCGCAGGGTGCGCCTTCACGAGGCTCTGATCGAACGCGCCCTGGCTCTGGGAGTCCAATTGCGGTGGGGCGTCCACGTGGAACTTCGCCAGCGCGGAGAGGTGCAAGTGGACGGCAGGCCCTGCGCGTACGGATATCTTGTCGGGGCCGACGGCCAGGCCTCCGGCGTGCGGCGCTGGGCTCGACTGGAGGCTGGATCGACCATCAGCAGACGCTTCGGCTTCCGGCGCCACTTTCGCGTTCGGCCATGGAGCGAGAATGTCGAGGTTCACTGGGGAGCGTGCGGGCAGGCCTATGTTACGCCGGTGGGAGAAGAGGAGCTCTGCGTTGCAACCATCGCCAGCGATCCGCAGGTGCGAATGGTTCAGGTGGTGGACTCCATCCCATATCTGCGCGAAGCGCTGCGGGGGCAGGACACAACCAGCCAGCAGCGGGGAGCCATTACCACAACACGCCGGTTGCGATGCGTGGCACGAGATCGGGTAGCCCTGATCGGCGATGCCTCCGGCTCGGCCGATGCCATCACCGGCGAGGGCCTGGCGATGGTCTTTCGCCAGGCACAACTGCTTGCGGATGCGATAGAGGTTGGCAACCTCTCCCACTATGCTGCGGGGCATCCGGCGATTCTGCACCTGCCTATGACGATGGCTCGAATGATGCTGCTGATGGATCGGTGGCCGCTCTTTCGCAACCGTGCCATGCGGGTACTGGCCAGCGAACCGGCATTGTTTTCCCGGCTGCTCGAGGTTCACATGGGAGCGGAGTCGTTGCCGCGGTTCGTCCGGCAGGACGGGCTGCACCTGGGCTGGAGAATGCTGGTACCCTCGGCGGCACGCACGTAG
- a CDS encoding 3-oxoacyl-[acyl-carrier-protein] synthase III C-terminal domain-containing protein yields MRIAATATAFPPHYFTQQEVVAALEKYWDKGMENAAVLERLFSRTGVDGRYFARPLEDYYALDTWGKTNDVWIEVALKLGEQAIDCVLQQAGIGRDRVGALYFVSVTGVASPSIDARLVNKMSLNPHIKRNPIFGLGCVAGAAGLARAADYVRAYPDQVAILLSVELCSLTWQRDDLTVANMIGSGLFGDGAAAVLVAGEETKLRGPKIVASTSSFYPNTERVMGWDISEKGFNLVLSPDVPNVVRENLGRDVDAFLATQGLKRSDIGTWIMHTGGPKVLDATAEALGLTENALDDSWASLRRIGNLSSASVLTVLDGVMKHKRPAKGTRSVLAAMGPGFCAEILLLEW; encoded by the coding sequence ATGCGCATTGCAGCCACTGCTACAGCGTTTCCACCACACTACTTCACGCAGCAGGAAGTCGTAGCGGCACTGGAAAAGTACTGGGATAAGGGAATGGAGAACGCGGCGGTTCTGGAGCGCCTGTTCTCGCGGACTGGTGTAGATGGGCGCTATTTTGCGCGGCCATTGGAGGACTACTACGCCCTGGATACCTGGGGAAAAACGAACGATGTCTGGATTGAGGTGGCGCTGAAGCTTGGCGAGCAGGCGATCGATTGCGTTCTGCAGCAGGCAGGCATAGGGCGGGACCGCGTGGGCGCTCTTTACTTCGTGAGTGTCACCGGCGTGGCCAGCCCCTCCATCGATGCACGACTGGTCAATAAGATGAGCCTGAATCCGCATATCAAGCGCAATCCGATCTTCGGATTGGGCTGCGTCGCGGGAGCGGCGGGCCTGGCCCGTGCGGCGGACTATGTGCGTGCCTATCCTGACCAGGTTGCGATCCTGCTCAGTGTGGAACTGTGCTCGCTTACCTGGCAGCGGGACGACCTCACCGTGGCGAACATGATCGGTTCGGGCCTCTTCGGCGATGGCGCTGCGGCAGTGCTGGTAGCAGGCGAGGAAACGAAGCTGCGGGGACCGAAGATTGTTGCCAGCACCTCCTCCTTCTACCCCAATACGGAACGGGTCATGGGCTGGGACATTTCGGAGAAAGGTTTCAACCTGGTGCTCTCGCCCGATGTTCCCAACGTGGTCCGGGAGAACCTCGGCCGGGACGTGGACGCTTTTCTGGCAACGCAGGGGTTGAAGCGCTCCGACATCGGAACCTGGATTATGCACACCGGAGGCCCCAAGGTTCTGGATGCGACGGCCGAAGCACTAGGATTGACGGAGAATGCGCTTGACGATTCCTGGGCGTCCTTGCGCCGGATCGGCAATTTGTCGTCGGCCTCAGTGCTGACTGTTCTGGATGGCGTCATGAAGCACAAGCGTCCTGCAAAGGGAACTCGCAGCGTACTTGCAGCCATGGGGCCGGGCTTTTGCGCGGAGATCCTGCTACTGGAATGGTGA
- a CDS encoding helix-hairpin-helix domain-containing protein, which yields MKRLRAKHLRILQAGALLLPLVFGIGACQEKPKTAEQQDREIQQKSAEATVKIKEGAQEAASKTKEATADAQRKLNAVAAGVKEGLQTNPDRLDLNTATVEKVASLPGISKAKAEQIVKARPYESTHDLVVRGILTESQYERISSQITAR from the coding sequence ATGAAGAGATTACGCGCCAAACATCTACGAATACTTCAAGCGGGAGCTCTGCTGCTTCCCCTGGTCTTTGGAATTGGGGCCTGCCAGGAGAAGCCCAAAACAGCGGAGCAGCAGGACAGGGAGATCCAGCAGAAATCGGCTGAGGCTACGGTCAAGATCAAAGAGGGCGCCCAGGAAGCTGCTTCCAAGACGAAAGAGGCTACGGCGGACGCGCAGCGCAAACTGAATGCGGTGGCCGCAGGCGTAAAAGAGGGCCTGCAGACCAATCCGGATCGCCTGGACCTGAACACTGCGACGGTTGAAAAGGTGGCGTCGTTGCCGGGGATCAGCAAGGCGAAAGCGGAGCAGATCGTGAAGGCCAGGCCCTATGAATCGACGCATGACCTGGTGGTCCGGGGGATTTTGACGGAGTCTCAATATGAGCGAATTTCGAGTCAGATCACGGCGCGATAA
- the lolA gene encoding outer membrane lipoprotein chaperone LolA yields the protein MREQKRRLAVLLLSGALAFPATGLAGAVNPSAANPVKGTAEVSVQSLAASVDHHYNSLRSLRVEFSQQYAGMGMNRHESGTLLLKKPGRMRWIYSQPAGKLFVLDGKYAYFYGPGDTQVQRVAAKQLDDLRSPLRFLLGHTQLEKELIGLTATPSGTGYVLSGTPKGMEKRIERMSLEVTPDGVIHAMKIEEVDGALTTFKLSGEQTNPPTSDAEFVFQAPKGVPVVEGLPPV from the coding sequence ATGCGCGAGCAGAAGCGGCGGCTCGCAGTTCTGCTGCTGTCCGGAGCGCTCGCCTTCCCGGCGACGGGGCTGGCTGGCGCGGTAAATCCCAGTGCCGCCAATCCGGTTAAAGGCACGGCCGAGGTATCCGTGCAGTCGCTCGCCGCCTCTGTCGACCACCACTACAACTCTCTCCGCAGCCTGCGGGTGGAGTTTTCGCAGCAGTACGCCGGTATGGGCATGAATCGCCACGAGAGCGGAACCCTGCTGCTGAAGAAGCCAGGCCGCATGCGTTGGATCTACAGCCAGCCAGCCGGAAAGCTCTTTGTGCTCGACGGCAAGTACGCCTATTTCTACGGCCCCGGCGATACCCAGGTGCAGCGAGTGGCCGCCAAACAGTTGGACGACCTGCGCTCTCCCTTGCGCTTTCTGCTGGGGCATACCCAGTTGGAGAAGGAACTGATCGGCTTGACGGCAACTCCCTCTGGCACAGGATACGTTTTGAGCGGAACTCCCAAGGGGATGGAGAAGCGCATCGAGCGGATGAGCCTGGAAGTGACTCCGGATGGAGTCATTCACGCCATGAAGATCGAAGAAGTGGATGGCGCCCTGACTACCTTCAAGCTCAGCGGGGAGCAGACGAATCCGCCAACCTCGGATGCGGAATTTGTCTTTCAAGCACCGAAGGGTGTACCGGTAGTCGAGGGCCTGCCGCCAGTCTAA
- a CDS encoding GspMb/PilO family protein, protein MKLRLPENVLTGLNLHIAGVVLLAALNLFLAARLALAWHNANAQRPEVVQEQQLAYKTLELQTAPLRGLSGKVEQARSDADKFYAQRIPATYSSIAAELGSLAVKNGIRLTRVQYTQTPALAGLAEIRMDASLSGEYPGLMRFINGLERDKSFFLISGLTLTGQQGGVVNLRLRVITYLRAADAVAVPVAEAK, encoded by the coding sequence ATGAAATTGCGTTTGCCTGAAAACGTGCTGACGGGGCTCAACCTGCATATCGCGGGAGTGGTACTGCTAGCCGCGCTCAATCTCTTCCTGGCCGCAAGGCTGGCTCTTGCATGGCACAATGCCAACGCGCAGCGACCCGAGGTGGTGCAGGAGCAGCAACTCGCCTACAAAACGCTGGAACTGCAGACCGCTCCCCTGCGCGGCCTGTCAGGGAAGGTGGAGCAGGCGCGCAGCGATGCCGATAAGTTCTACGCGCAACGGATTCCTGCCACCTACTCCTCCATTGCGGCGGAGCTGGGGTCGCTGGCGGTGAAGAACGGCATCCGCCTCACGCGGGTTCAGTACACACAGACCCCGGCGCTCGCAGGGCTGGCGGAGATTCGCATGGATGCCTCGCTCAGCGGAGAGTATCCCGGGCTTATGCGGTTCATCAACGGACTGGAACGGGACAAGAGCTTCTTCCTCATTAGCGGGCTGACGTTGACCGGACAACAGGGCGGAGTGGTGAACCTGCGCCTGCGCGTGATTACCTATCTGCGCGCAGCCGATGCCGTCGCTGTGCCTGTTGCGGAGGCGAAATAG
- a CDS encoding type II secretion system F family protein, whose translation MPRCRSRRQNHNHQLENRWKHFGRGTMAEFVIKLADERGRISEQIQAASSAEELRQRFTQSGYFVYSVRPHGFASNLRKKVKLETFLIFNQQFLTLIRAGMPILGSLDMLASGQKNATFAAQLHDVTTRVRTGESLSGAFTAQGGFPLIYTTTILAGERSGNLEEVLGRYLAFQRISLTFRKKLQASLIYPALLICIVIGLFIFLISFVVPRFATLYDQIGTKLPALTMMLLAVGTHAQRYLLYVLPVVAAVGYLLYRWSKTPSGADSIDGIRIQLPVFGKIWIKYQVALFARTLSTLLTGGLPLVPSLETAARSISSGRIAKAVFSSVTSVREGTGLAKSLRGTKVFPELSVEMIEVGESTGALPQMLNSVAEFFEEDVQTALTASLALIEPAILIVMGVVVVVILIALYLPIFSLGQASSVGR comes from the coding sequence ATGCCGCGCTGCAGGAGCAGGCGGCAGAACCACAACCACCAACTGGAGAATCGCTGGAAACACTTCGGCAGGGGAACGATGGCGGAGTTTGTCATTAAGCTGGCGGATGAACGAGGCAGGATCTCGGAGCAGATTCAGGCTGCCTCGTCTGCGGAGGAGCTGAGGCAGCGCTTCACGCAGTCGGGCTACTTCGTCTACTCGGTGCGCCCCCATGGCTTCGCCTCCAACCTGCGGAAGAAGGTCAAGCTCGAAACCTTCCTCATCTTTAACCAGCAATTCCTCACCCTCATCCGCGCCGGAATGCCCATCCTCGGCTCCCTGGATATGCTGGCCAGCGGACAGAAGAACGCAACCTTCGCTGCCCAGCTCCACGACGTCACCACCCGCGTACGCACCGGCGAGTCGCTTTCCGGAGCCTTTACGGCGCAGGGTGGCTTTCCGCTCATCTACACCACGACGATTCTCGCTGGCGAGCGCAGCGGCAATCTGGAAGAAGTGCTTGGCCGGTATCTCGCCTTCCAGCGCATCTCGCTGACCTTCCGCAAGAAGCTGCAGGCATCGCTCATTTATCCGGCGCTGCTTATCTGCATCGTCATCGGCCTGTTCATCTTCCTGATCAGCTTCGTGGTCCCGCGCTTCGCCACCCTCTACGACCAGATCGGCACCAAGCTGCCCGCCCTGACGATGATGCTGCTGGCGGTGGGCACCCATGCGCAGAGATACCTCCTTTACGTGCTGCCAGTCGTAGCCGCGGTGGGCTACCTGCTCTATCGCTGGAGCAAGACGCCCAGCGGAGCCGACAGCATCGATGGCATCCGCATTCAGCTTCCCGTCTTCGGGAAGATCTGGATCAAATACCAGGTGGCGCTCTTCGCCCGCACCCTTTCCACCCTGCTCACAGGCGGATTGCCCCTGGTTCCCTCGCTGGAGACGGCGGCGCGCAGCATTTCGAGCGGACGCATCGCCAAGGCCGTCTTTTCTTCAGTGACCAGCGTGCGAGAAGGCACCGGGCTGGCCAAGAGCCTGCGCGGAACCAAGGTCTTCCCCGAGTTATCGGTCGAGATGATCGAGGTAGGCGAGTCCACCGGCGCATTGCCGCAAATGCTCAACTCCGTCGCCGAGTTTTTTGAGGAGGACGTGCAGACCGCGCTCACCGCATCGCTCGCTTTGATCGAACCCGCCATCCTGATTGTGATGGGCGTGGTTGTTGTCGTTATTTTGATTGCGCTCTACCTGCCCATCTTCTCGCTGGGGCAGGCAAGCAGCGTCGGAAGGTAG
- a CDS encoding type II secretion system protein yields MKLSFARMLVRDSISSPTRESRQHRISGFTLMELLIVMSIILILMLIAIPNFSSMKSQANETSAIQSLRAIYQAQIQYQTTYPANGFACSLSTLGGTAGSTAPSSQSAQVLQGDLATGNKSGYTFAIVNCTKVTVNNQDMYTSYEATAVPQAVGKTGHRGFCIDQAGEIKADPAGGTNCTVPLQ; encoded by the coding sequence ATGAAACTCAGTTTCGCTCGAATGCTTGTCAGGGATTCCATCTCTTCCCCAACCCGGGAGAGCAGGCAGCACCGCATCAGCGGCTTCACCCTGATGGAATTGCTGATCGTCATGTCCATCATCCTCATCCTTATGCTGATCGCGATTCCGAATTTCAGCAGCATGAAGAGCCAGGCGAACGAGACATCGGCAATCCAGTCGCTGCGCGCCATCTACCAGGCACAGATTCAGTACCAGACCACCTATCCGGCAAACGGATTTGCCTGCTCGCTGTCCACTCTGGGCGGCACGGCCGGTTCCACCGCGCCCAGTTCGCAATCGGCGCAGGTTCTACAGGGAGATCTCGCCACCGGCAACAAGAGCGGCTACACCTTTGCCATCGTCAACTGCACCAAGGTGACGGTGAACAATCAGGACATGTACACCTCCTACGAAGCCACGGCTGTTCCCCAGGCCGTCGGCAAGACCGGGCATCGCGGCTTCTGCATCGATCAGGCAGGCGAGATCAAGGCTGACCCGGCAGGTGGAACCAATTGCACCGTACCGCTGCAATGA